One part of the Marinobacter sp. M3C genome encodes these proteins:
- a CDS encoding chemotaxis protein CheB, translating into MRQKVNVIKTSPSAEPEPSAVANTPVIVGIGASAGGLEALEDFLSHVLTPCSTAFVVIQHLDPTYKSIMPELLQRITQMKVMQARNRMKVEPNCVYVIPPNKDLSILHGSLFLLDPVNKRGLRLPIDYFFRSLADDQHERAVGIILSGMGFDGTIGLRAIKENAGLSLVQSPESAKFDAMPRSAINAGLADIVASTEKLPEHIVAFMNHSPRGVLNNIAMKLKLKPASSLEKIVIILRERTGNDFSFYKENTLYRRIERRMGLHQLKTMELYARYLRENLQEQDLLFKELLIGVTHFFRDQEVWVQLRSVSLPALLAHYPEGKELRAWVTACSTGEEAYSLAMTVMDVLDDVKPKGRFKLQIFATDLDDDAINIARVGQYPANIEAAVPSDQLNRYFIKEDNGYRITKKIRDMVIFAPQNIIMDPPFTKLDIITCRNILIYFGVSLQQKLIPLFHYALTSNGILLLGNAETIGNATSLFSALNDNARIYTRIDTLEHHVEVDFPTHKVPVISLLENEPESPRDMTPKITNLQGQADQILLQNYSPAAVLVNAAGDILYINGRTGKYLEPAAGKANWNIHVMAREELQHHINLAMKQAQTQVEPVNIPNLTVDACTINLTVQAITKPKSLLGLLMVVFTDVAKSTKLPRRKPGAAEQESKAELQQARSDIQSLHEKMQASQEERKSANEELQSTNEELQSTNEELTTSKEEMQSMNEELQTVNAELQSKVEDLSWTNNDMKNLLNSTEIATIFLDNKLRVRRFTSHITPLFKLIASDVGRPLSDVATELDYVTLQKDAKAVLETLVFSEKEITADNDRWFKVRIMPYRTQDDVISGVVITFINISEAKKLEKELRVLRPVI; encoded by the coding sequence ATGCGACAGAAAGTTAACGTTATCAAGACAAGTCCTTCCGCCGAGCCGGAGCCGTCAGCTGTTGCGAACACGCCAGTCATCGTAGGCATTGGTGCATCTGCGGGTGGCCTGGAAGCGTTAGAAGATTTTCTTTCTCATGTGCTAACTCCCTGTAGCACCGCATTTGTTGTCATCCAGCATCTTGACCCTACCTACAAAAGCATTATGCCCGAGTTGCTGCAACGCATTACACAGATGAAAGTGATGCAAGCGCGCAACCGTATGAAGGTAGAGCCTAACTGCGTGTATGTAATCCCACCTAACAAAGATTTGTCTATCCTACACGGTTCACTATTTTTGCTTGATCCGGTAAATAAGCGTGGGTTGCGGTTACCCATTGATTACTTTTTTCGGTCTCTGGCTGATGATCAGCACGAACGCGCTGTGGGTATCATTCTGTCTGGCATGGGTTTTGATGGCACGATAGGCTTACGCGCCATCAAGGAGAATGCGGGGCTGTCTTTGGTGCAGTCGCCTGAATCCGCGAAATTTGATGCAATGCCTCGTAGCGCGATCAATGCTGGGCTAGCTGACATCGTCGCATCGACTGAAAAACTGCCAGAACACATAGTGGCGTTTATGAACCATAGCCCACGGGGTGTTCTGAATAACATTGCAATGAAGTTAAAGCTTAAGCCAGCAAGCTCGCTTGAAAAGATCGTTATCATATTGCGTGAGCGTACCGGGAACGATTTTTCATTCTATAAGGAAAATACGCTCTATCGTCGCATTGAGCGACGCATGGGTTTGCACCAGCTTAAAACCATGGAACTCTATGCGCGTTATCTACGTGAGAATTTACAAGAACAAGACTTACTGTTCAAAGAATTATTAATTGGGGTCACCCATTTTTTTCGTGACCAAGAAGTATGGGTACAGCTCAGGTCAGTTTCATTGCCAGCACTTTTAGCTCATTATCCTGAAGGTAAAGAACTTCGAGCTTGGGTGACGGCCTGCTCCACGGGAGAAGAGGCGTACTCGCTAGCAATGACGGTAATGGACGTTTTGGATGACGTTAAGCCCAAAGGGCGTTTCAAGTTACAGATATTTGCGACTGATTTAGACGATGATGCTATTAATATTGCGCGAGTAGGTCAGTATCCCGCAAATATTGAAGCTGCTGTACCTTCAGATCAGTTAAATCGTTACTTTATTAAAGAGGATAACGGTTACCGCATCACTAAGAAAATACGTGATATGGTTATATTTGCACCACAGAACATCATTATGGACCCACCATTCACAAAATTAGATATTATTACGTGTCGTAATATTTTAATTTATTTTGGTGTGAGCTTACAGCAGAAGCTAATTCCACTGTTTCACTACGCATTAACGTCTAACGGTATTTTGCTTTTAGGCAACGCTGAAACGATTGGTAATGCCACTTCATTGTTCTCAGCACTCAACGATAATGCCCGGATCTATACCCGTATTGATACTCTTGAACACCATGTAGAAGTTGACTTCCCTACACACAAAGTTCCCGTCATATCCTTGTTAGAAAATGAACCTGAGAGTCCTCGTGACATGACCCCAAAAATCACCAACTTACAAGGGCAGGCGGATCAAATTCTGCTACAAAACTACTCACCCGCCGCGGTTTTGGTGAATGCTGCCGGTGATATACTTTATATCAATGGTCGCACCGGAAAGTATTTAGAACCCGCTGCAGGAAAAGCCAACTGGAATATTCACGTAATGGCGCGTGAGGAACTGCAACACCACATTAATCTCGCAATGAAGCAAGCTCAGACGCAGGTAGAGCCTGTTAATATTCCAAACCTGACGGTAGATGCATGCACTATTAATTTGACGGTTCAAGCCATTACTAAACCAAAATCTCTGCTTGGTTTGCTAATGGTGGTGTTTACCGATGTTGCGAAATCAACCAAGTTGCCCCGCAGAAAACCGGGTGCAGCCGAACAAGAAAGTAAGGCCGAATTGCAACAGGCTCGTAGCGACATACAATCACTTCACGAAAAAATGCAGGCTTCCCAGGAAGAGCGGAAATCTGCTAATGAAGAACTGCAATCAACCAATGAAGAGTTGCAGTCGACCAATGAGGAGCTAACCACTTCCAAAGAAGAAATGCAGTCGATGAACGAAGAGTTACAAACCGTCAACGCCGAACTGCAATCCAAGGTCGAAGATTTGTCGTGGACCAATAACGACATGAAGAATCTGCTTAATAGCACGGAAATAGCCACGATATTCCTCGATAATAAACTGCGCGTACGGCGTTTTACCTCTCACATCACTCCTCTGTTCAAACTGATCGCGAGCGATGTCGGTCGCCCACTTTCGGATGTAGCGACTGAGCTGGATTATGTCACACTGCAAAAGGATGCGAAGGCGGTGTTAGAGACGCTGGTGTTTTCAGAAAAGGAGATCACTGCCGACAATGATCGCTGGTTCAAGGTTCGCATCATGCCTTACCGAACGCAGGATGACGTGATCAGTGGTGTGGTTATCACCTTCATTAACATTAGCGAAGCCAAAAAGTTAGAGAAAGAATTACGTGTTTTAAGGCCGGTAATATGA